From a single Plasmodium yoelii strain 17X genome assembly, chromosome: 9 genomic region:
- a CDS encoding fam-a protein, which yields MNKFYIQIVLFLLSISIYMNNKTLATEDDPGEDAISESTYHYLTPEEIYEKNKHLLCTNSEEIIQAGEVMNEAVELLKYHAISMDGYEFFNKNPNSSMPFYNKKHQDYINIEKIHFKVDDPDDYNEVINMLWDPDYAIFFNTDFVKITRVYNPNLVMIQQRYKKKFGRRQRYFYALATKVEISENKTIVVMSSANINDHNPSNKEYKNEIVTSANLFKTDIDSEEDIRKGKLKKTFANLIGYLIEKRDRYIHIIYVGSIERHSYSFLNAFF from the exons ATGAAtaagttttatattcaaattgttttatttcttttaagcATCtccatatatatgaataataaaacccTTGCAACTGAAGATGATCCAGGAGAAGATGCAATATCCGAATCAACATATCATTATCTTAC TCCagaagaaatatatgaaaaaaacaagcACTTATTATGTACCAATTCAGAAGAAATTATACAAGCAGGTGAAGTTATGAACGAAGCTGTGGaacttttaaaatatcatgCTATAAGTATGGATGgttatgaattttttaataaaaatccTAATAGTAGTATGCCtttttataacaaaaaaCATCAAgactatataaatattgaaaaaattcattttaaagTTGATGATCCCGATGAT TATAATGAAGTAATAAACATGTTATGGGATCCCGATTAtgccatttttttcaatactGACTTTGTTAAAA ttaCCCGTGTGTACAATCCAAATTTAGTAATGATACAACAAcgttacaaaaaaaaatttggaCGTCGTCAGAgatatttttatgctttaGCTACAAAGGTTGAA ataTCAGAAAACAAAACTATAGTAGTCATGAGTTcagcaaatataaatgatcacAACCCTTCcaataaagaatataaaaacgAAATTGTAACAAGCGCAAATTTATTCAAAACTGACATTGATTCTGAAGAAGACATtagaaaaggaaaattaaaaaaaacgttTGCTAACTTAATTGGATACCTCATTGAAAAAAGAGACAGATATATTCATATCATCTATGTTGGCTCT atTGAAAGACATAGTTACAGTTTCCtaaatgcatttttttaa
- a CDS encoding PIR protein, with protein MTLNVCKAFILFEDFLPDNFSFENNNVKYKLYEAYCPIDKETQSRKCRTGNQAVSGATVFLFNYLFADDQYIENDDKNNEYIMYIMLWLSNKMKLLKHGTYGAVSEFYVTFMKDNEHYQKYLSRINKSKQIMNIKIGEMRILYGLLNELCNAIINYSNDSSNCPDFLKFVNNWEKQYNQLINRKKKFFEDEYYCEVLLTLKSAYQKFKQDNNIPKNFPEIKEGDINYCKKIRSETNTSWKVIDVKSIEKVKKEKGLEKGKDSFGYIDVFKKTFETYSSNFIITFSSIRNSLYKKAVPPLTNFYGKIMNYVSEYFNNIVETYTSYNGMPESQPVRYEPSSSNDSSSPQDYGIKVSENGTTEIGDNPLIVYKKMGFSILIILIPIALAIMYKYLPFGWRKKSKKKKKMKKAINMFDTNETTEEVINPTDRKKQMQIIINLSSQNKQGKKLTNSSIQKKQDKKLTNSSTQKKQDNKFINSNNRKKKVKIIINSSTQKKQTKHFINSIYWEKYPLLNIYKLMKADPVPFIILFLLFIFYVYKRKGDSLE; from the exons ATGACCCTCAATGTG tgtaaagcatttatattatttgagGATTTTTTACCTGATAATTTTTCTTTCGAGAACAATAATgtcaaatataaattatacgAGGCTTATTGCCCTATTGACAAGGAAACACAAAGTAGAAAATGTAGAACTGGCAATCAAGCAGTTAGCGGTGCTactgtatttttatttaattatttgttCGCCGACGAtcaatatatagaaaatgatgataaaaataacgaATATATCATGTATATTATGCTATGGTTaagtaataaaatgaaactaCTTAAACACGGGACCTACGGAGCTGTGTCAGAATTTTATGTCACGTTTATGAAAGATAATGAACATTATCAAAAATATCTTAGTAGAATCAATAAAAGCaaacaaataatgaatataaaaattggtGAAATGCGTATACTTTATGGGTTACTTAATGAGCTGTGTAATgcaattattaattattccAATGATTCTTCAAATTGTCccgattttttaaaatttgttaataattGGGAAAAGCAATACAATCAACttattaatagaaaaaaaaagttttttGAAGATGAGTATTATTGTGAAGTGTTGTTGACTTTAAAAAGTGCTTATCAGAAATTTAAACAAGATAATAACATCCCAAAAAATTTTCCAGAAATTAAAGAGGGagatataaattattgtaaGAAAATACGTAGTGAAACTAACACCTCATGGAAAGTTATAGATGTGAAATCCATAGAAAAAGTGAAGAAAGAAAAGGGTTTAGAGAAAGGGAAAGATAGTTTTGGATATATAGATGTTTTTAAAAAGACATTTGAAACGTATAgttcaaattttattattacgtTTAGTAGTATTAGAAATAGCTTATATAAAAAGGCGGTGCCACCGCTAACAAATTTTTACGGTAAAATTATGAATTATGTGAGTGagtattttaataatatagtagAAACTTATACATCATATAATGGTATGCCTGAATCACAACCTGTAAGATATGAACCATCATCATCTAATGACTCATCATCACCTCAAGATTATGGAATCAAAGTATCAGAAAATGGAACAACAGAAATAGGTGATAATCCCCTCATCGTATACAAGAAAATGGGATTTTCAATtctaattattttaataccCATTGCTTTAGCTATTATGTACAag TATTTGCCATTTGGATGGAGAAAGAAAtcgaagaaaaaaaaaaagatgaaaaaggctataaatatgtttgatACAAATGAAACAACAGAAGAAGTTATAAACCCGACTGAtcgaaaaaaacaaatgcaaataattataaatttatctaGTCAAAACAAACAGGGTAAAAAGCTTACCAATTCGTctattcaaaaaaaacagGATAAAAAGCTTACAAATTCATCTACTCAAAAAAAACAGGATAACAAGTTTATAAACTCAAATAATAGAaagaaaaaagtgaaaataattataaattcatctactcaaaaaaaacagactaagcattttataaattccaTTTATTGGGAAAAATAtccattattaaatatatataaacttatGAAGGCCGATCCTGTaccatttataattttatttttgttgtttattttttatgtttataaaagaaaaggtGATTCTttagaataa
- a CDS encoding PIR protein: MDRYMCQMLYTVGTSISDHLGTEGNHYFNSGNNFDKYCTNNSCDSNLGKINAGCLFLFDEFFKDSDNFKSNAKSNINIVEYIMIWLSYTLNKTINGEKSINEFYNKYINSDESYKKGIEGVTAYKNYKDLIDRNDYFLSMDKSIISKLYDALTSLCNMHVTDAGHVPNCEQCEKAANEFVTNYEGVISDSNITKNGLYRKILSILYTLSNDYDNLKKKNNNSSSLPSIKTKIYMPIYGFSSLIFLIENNFYILLLIFGIIIVFIGIYYKYSLSGFRNRFKKLYLRKKLKKMKKEWTINI, translated from the exons ATGGATAGGTATATG TGTCAAATGCTCTATACTGTAGGGACCTCGATTTCCGATCATTTGGGCACAGAAGGAAACCATTATTTTAATAGTGGAAACAATTTCGATAAGTATTGTACTAATAATAGTTGTGATAGTAATCTCGGaaaaattaatgctggatgtttatttttgtttgatGAATTCTTTAAGGATtctgataattttaaatctAATGCAAAAAGTAacatcaatattgttgaatacattatgatatggttaagttatacgTTAAACAAAACCATAAATGGAGAAAAAAGtataaatgaattttataataaatatataaacagtGACGAGAGCTATAAAAAGGGTATAGAAGGTGTTACtgcttataaaaattataaggatcttatagatagaaatgattattttttaagtatggATAAGAgcattatatctaaattatatgatgcattaaCATCATTATGTAATATGCATGTTACCGATGCTGGACACGTCCCAAATTGCGAGCAATGTGAGAAAGCTGCAAATGAGTTTGTTACAAACTATGAAGGAGTTATCAGTGATTctaatattactaaaaatggtTTATATCGTAAAATATtatctattttatatactttatcaaatgattatgataatttaaaaaagaaaaataacaatagtTCATCCTTGCCATCGATAAAAACAAAGATTTATATGCCAATATATGGATTTTCATCATTAATTTTCTTGATagaaaacaatttttatatacttttattgatttttggtataataatagtttttataggaatttattataag tattcgttatctGGATTTCGGAATCGAtttaaaaaactatatttaaggaaaaaactaaaaaaaatgaagaaggaATGGaccattaatatatga
- a CDS encoding fam-a protein has protein sequence MNKFYIQIFFFLLSISLYGNNKALATEVAPKTGAKPKSIRYTKPKSIRYTKPKSKKHEKPKSKKSYPANDNTEEIYEKNKHLLHPDIMEHINARNFMRDALVQLEYHANSRAYYKLFCRNYDYHMLFYKKNFRGHTKIQKVEYIIDDPNQYNEIINEVWDPNSDNYFYAGSVKRKIVRVYNRNLVMIQQRCKQWSWSREKYFYAIAAKYKISENKTIFVMASANIIDHNRKNNKYFENEIVESANIFQAEIDSEDDIRNGELKKMFVNLSGYIFEKRKNHIYITYVDSNDEHGSI, from the exons atgaataaattttatattcaaatttttttttttcttttaagcATATCCCTATATGGGAATAATAAAGCTCTTGCAACTGAAGTTGCTCCAAAAACAGGTGCAAAACCCAAATCAATAAGATATACAAAACCCAAATCGATAAGATATACAAAACCCAAATCaaaaaaacatgaaaaacccaaatcaaaaaaatcgTATCCTGC cAACGACAATACagaagaaatatatgaaaaaaacaagcACCTATTACATCCCGATATCATGGAACATATAAATGCGCGCAATTTTATGAGAGATGCTTTAGTACAATTAGAATATCATGCTAATAGTAGAgcttattataaattattttgtagAAATTATGATTATCATATgcttttttacaaaaaaaattttcgAGGTCATACAAAAATTCAAAAAgttgaatatataattgatgaTCCGAATCAG tataatgaaataataaacgAGGTATGGGATCCAAATAGTgacaattatttttatgcagGCTCGGTTAAAA GAAAAATTGTCCGAGTATACAATCGAAATTTAGTAATGATACAGCAACGTTGCAAACAATGGTCGTGGTCTcgtgaaaaatatttttatgctatAGCTGCAAAATATAAA ataTCAGAAAACAAAACTATATTTGTCATGGCTTCAGCAAATATAATTGATCACAACcgtaaaaataacaaatattttgaaaatgaaatagTAGAAAGTGCAAATATATTCCAAGCTGAAATTGATTCTGAAGATGATATTAGAAATggagaattaaaaaaaatgtttgttAACTTAAGTGGAtacatttttgaaaaaagaaagaacCATATTTATATCACCTATGTCGACTCT aaTGATGAACATGGTTccatttaa
- a CDS encoding fam-a protein: protein MNKGYIKIALPLLSLAGYTQNVTFATGHPSDVTINANPSRQKPLFEEFPELTCEDLDEALVALDHANDASEFLIKLSETGIDDYSTHSTKNGDKIIYSKKIGNMDIGRLHLTIPSASNYSNVLRKLWDFNHNKKPDERFINGKLARVYCNYLIVLEKLSIDPNYTPLTKKYALAARVKHSNDTTVILCPSRPLNYLGQNDGEPNMNEILENTQSIQTDIDPEEALTKLSANVAGFVVKKGEDNVQVTYINAIYDAGNSTDFDNDKRERELAYTNILSLPQRI, encoded by the exons atgaataaaggCTATATTAAGATCGCTTTGCCACTTCTAAGTCTCGCAGGATACACACAAAATGTAACATTTGCAACTGGGCACCCTTCAGATGTTACTATTAACGCCAACCCCTCACGCCAAAAACCATT ATTTGAAGAGTTCCCAGAATTGACATGTGAAGACCTTGATGAAGCTTTAGTAGCATTGGATCACGCAAACGATGCttcagaatttttaataaaactttcTGAGACAGGTATAGACGATTATTCGACCCATTCTACAAAAAATGgagataaaattatatattctaagaaaattggaaatatggATATTGGAAGACTTCATCTTACGATCCCATCTGCCTCTAAC taCTCTAACGTATTAAGGAAACTCTGGGATTTCAATCATAACAAAAAACCCGATGAAAGGTTTATTAAtg gAAAGCTTGCTCGTGTATACTGCAATTATTTAATCGTGCTTGAAAAACTTAGCATAGATCCTAATTATACACCCctcacaaaaaaatatgctttAGCCGCAAGAGTTAAA CATTCAAATGACACAACTGTAATTCTTTGTCCTTCAAGACCTCTAAATTATCTCGGTCAAAATGATGGTGAACCTAATATGAATGAAATATTAGAAAATACACAATCAATCCAAACTGACATTGATCCTGAGGAAGCATTAACCAAATTAAGTGCTAACGTAGCCGGATTTGTAGTTAAAAAAGGGGAAGATAACGTTCAAGTTACTTATATCAATGCT ATTTATGATGCTGGAAATTCTACCGACTTTGACAACGATAAAAGAGAAAGAGAACTTGCATATACAAATATCCTAAGCTTACCACAACGCATTTGA
- a CDS encoding PIR protein, which yields MSYRVCDIISAIDNYVDDPKNSKGYNSISHFDYYCPDSNCDTDEKRVCSGFLALLKLFEGIDNNEKIESDKLAEYAILWLSYKLNQKTENGTTKLYDFYNENIKKNSYYDKHITAGDKINKDVIEKKIKSMNMNIKDISNFYDPFKSLCKMYREHYENNKPCMPCLENAGEFFEKCEKVKNTLDITKGSSYSQLWYSLSNDYDKFKEKYNSDKCGYVPSLVACPRSSVTKNTLIKIAIIFVALSILLGVSYKYSLFGFRKKVKKRLRRKLKSLRRKWLIDI from the exons ATGTCTTATAGAgtg tGTGATATAATTAGTGCGATTGATAATTATGTTGATGATCCGAAGAACTCGAAAGGATATAATTCTATTAGtcattttgattattattgCCCTGATAGTAACTGTGATACTGATGAAAAAAGAGTTTGTTCTGGTTTTTTAGCATTACTAAAATTGTTTGAGGGtattgataataatgaaaaaatagagAGTGATAAACTTGCTGAATATgctattttatggttaagttataaactaaatcaaaaaacaGAAAATGGAACCACCAAATTATacgatttttataatgaaaatataaaaaaaaatagttattaTGATAAGCATATAACTGCTGGTGATAAGATTAATAAGGatgttatagaaaaaaaaataaaatcgatgaatatgaatattaaagatatatctaatttttatgatccatttaaatcattatgtaaaaTGTATAGAGAACATTATGAAAACAATAAACCATGCATGCCATGTTTAGAAAATGCTGgagaattttttgaaaaatgtgaaaaagttaaaaatacTTTGGATATTACTAAAGGAAGTTCTTATTCACAACTATGGTAtagtttatcaaatgattatgataaatttaaagaGAAATATAATAGTGATAAGTGTGGTTATGTTCCATCACTTGTAGCTTGTCCACGAAGCTcagtaacaaaaaatacactaattaaaattgcaattatatttgttgcattatcaattttattgggagtttcttataag tattcgttatttggatttcggaaaaaagttaaaaaacgTTTAAGAAGAAAGCTAAAATCATTAAGAAGAAAATGGTTAATtgatatatga